The proteins below come from a single Rickettsiales bacterium genomic window:
- a CDS encoding glycoside hydrolase family 5 protein, giving the protein MRCLYSLLLLGVTICVLIPPSVRAATHNRLEGVSLAGLEMPQGTFPPTAQEADYYAAAGMNILRLPFMWERLQPTLYGPLDKTYLGHILSFVKAANAAGVNVLIDCHNYAMYNGWQLGSPRLPAKALADMWQKLATATKDMNVSFDIMNEPYHQNGQQWRAVLDVVIPAIRATGATNTIFVEGVWWANAALWPERTGPYFTGINDNNYIFEAHQYFDSDGSGTHTDCTNGAAAIAKIQPFVTWLRQNKAHGFLGEFGLTADPGCTQTLATVLQYLQDNGDVIDGWAYWAAGPAWGNYMFSIEPHFNKTPAQEAVQMQTLKRFLPHG; this is encoded by the coding sequence ATGCGCTGCCTTTATTCCCTTCTGCTACTGGGAGTTACAATCTGCGTGCTGATTCCTCCGTCCGTCCGGGCCGCAACCCATAATCGACTGGAAGGTGTCAGCCTTGCGGGATTGGAAATGCCCCAGGGGACATTCCCCCCAACCGCACAGGAAGCAGATTATTATGCCGCCGCCGGCATGAATATCCTACGCCTGCCCTTCATGTGGGAACGCCTGCAACCCACTTTATACGGTCCGCTGGATAAAACCTATCTCGGCCATATCCTTTCCTTTGTAAAAGCCGCAAATGCTGCCGGGGTAAATGTGCTGATCGACTGCCATAATTACGCCATGTATAATGGCTGGCAGCTTGGCTCGCCACGCCTTCCCGCAAAAGCACTGGCCGATATGTGGCAGAAACTCGCCACCGCCACCAAAGACATGAATGTTTCCTTCGACATCATGAACGAGCCCTACCACCAGAACGGGCAGCAATGGCGAGCCGTGCTGGACGTGGTCATCCCCGCCATCCGCGCGACCGGGGCTACCAACACTATTTTCGTTGAGGGAGTCTGGTGGGCGAATGCCGCCCTCTGGCCGGAGCGCACCGGTCCTTATTTCACAGGCATAAATGACAATAATTATATCTTTGAAGCGCACCAGTATTTCGACTCCGACGGGTCGGGAACCCATACGGACTGCACAAACGGCGCTGCTGCCATCGCCAAAATTCAGCCTTTCGTGACCTGGCTGCGGCAGAATAAAGCGCATGGGTTTCTCGGGGAATTCGGCCTGACGGCAGATCCAGGCTGCACGCAGACACTGGCGACAGTGTTGCAATACTTGCAGGACAATGGGGATGTGATAGATGGCTGGGCTTACTGGGCGGCAGGTCCCGCCTGGGGTAACTATATGTTCTCGATAGAGCCGCATTTTAATAAAACGCCTGCGCAGGAAGCCGTGCAGATGCAAACCCTAAAACGGTTCCTGCCCCATGGCTAA
- a CDS encoding type II secretion system protein: protein MAKHTGTSGFTLIELSIVLVIIGLIVGGVLTGQNLIQSAAIRAQIAQIEKFNVAVNAFDNKYGAIPGDMGLTNASNFGFTTTGCTGGEGSRDGSGVIEGYFGGVRILEYGEATLFWSDLSQAGLIEGAFPTGNSYSSGCGITASNWTLTSGATYIGNYLPAAKIGNGNFIYVYDSDTYEGGIDSNNWYGLSAVNSVHTDGSMVSTPALSVLTAYRLDQKMDDGKPVTGSVQALFITSYWINQPNAQASDSATSCYNTTSGTYSVGINGGNGVNCAISFRLQ from the coding sequence ATGGCTAAGCACACAGGAACATCCGGTTTCACACTGATCGAGCTCAGTATCGTGCTGGTGATCATCGGCCTGATTGTCGGTGGCGTACTGACAGGGCAGAATTTAATCCAGTCCGCCGCCATCCGCGCCCAGATCGCCCAGATCGAGAAATTCAATGTCGCAGTCAATGCCTTCGACAATAAATACGGCGCCATCCCCGGCGATATGGGCCTGACCAATGCCAGCAATTTTGGCTTCACCACGACAGGCTGCACGGGCGGGGAAGGCAGCCGGGACGGCAGCGGCGTTATTGAAGGGTATTTTGGCGGCGTACGCATTCTTGAATACGGAGAAGCAACACTTTTCTGGTCGGATCTGAGCCAGGCAGGGCTGATAGAAGGTGCATTCCCCACCGGAAACAGCTACTCATCCGGCTGCGGCATCACTGCCTCCAACTGGACATTGACATCGGGCGCTACTTATATCGGCAATTACCTTCCTGCAGCGAAGATCGGCAACGGCAACTTCATTTATGTCTATGACAGCGACACGTATGAAGGCGGCATCGACAGCAATAACTGGTATGGGCTTTCCGCTGTAAACTCCGTGCATACGGATGGAAGCATGGTCTCTACTCCCGCTCTCTCGGTGCTGACTGCTTACCGGCTCGACCAGAAAATGGATGACGGCAAGCCGGTCACCGGCAGCGTGCAGGCGCTATTCATTACAAGTTACTGGATCAACCAGCCCAATGCTCAAGCCAGCGACAGCGCCACTTCCTGTTATAATACGACATCAGGCACTTATTCGGTGGGAATCAACGGGGGCAACGGCGTAAATTGCGCCATATCGTTCAGGCTGCAGTAG
- the lptG gene encoding LPS export ABC transporter permease LptG, whose translation MRLPFTLSFYIGRQFLASIAMVLGIMLVIVALGDLVELIRRTSDVKVGFPIVLEMLLLKVPDTGSRILPFAVLIGGMVALTRLTRSNELVVVRAAGVSVWQFLMPALVLVLALGGIFVTIFNPISAAMLSRFEQLEAKYVTGQTSMLAVSSTGLWIRQVEHGGGEIKENIFHAMKVEQEGIQLSDVIVFGFGANSKFISRTDAAYASLEDGKWHLHDVTINRPGQFPEHKDDLLLDTDLTPGQIQDSFALPYTLSFWQLPSFIHTLERAGFSAMRHRMYWHSLLASPMLLCAMILIAAVFSLRLPRRGGIMLLVVAGIVTGFLVHLLTQLVFAFGQSGEIPVTLAAWAPAMIAMMFGGGLLLHLEDG comes from the coding sequence ATGCGGCTTCCGTTTACATTATCGTTTTACATCGGCAGACAGTTCCTGGCCTCCATTGCGATGGTGCTGGGCATCATGCTTGTGATCGTGGCGCTGGGCGATCTGGTGGAACTGATCCGCCGTACGTCGGATGTGAAAGTCGGCTTTCCCATCGTGCTGGAGATGCTGCTGCTGAAAGTGCCGGATACCGGCTCGCGCATTCTGCCGTTTGCGGTGCTGATCGGCGGCATGGTGGCGCTGACAAGGCTCACGCGCAGCAACGAGCTTGTGGTCGTGCGCGCGGCCGGTGTTTCGGTCTGGCAGTTCCTGATGCCCGCGCTGGTGCTCGTGCTGGCGCTCGGCGGGATTTTTGTGACGATCTTCAACCCGATCTCGGCAGCGATGCTCTCGCGCTTCGAACAGCTGGAGGCAAAGTACGTGACGGGACAGACCAGCATGCTTGCGGTTTCTTCCACGGGCTTATGGATCCGTCAGGTGGAGCATGGCGGCGGGGAAATCAAAGAGAATATTTTCCATGCGATGAAAGTGGAGCAGGAAGGCATTCAGCTGTCGGATGTGATCGTGTTCGGATTCGGCGCGAACAGCAAATTTATCAGCCGAACCGATGCGGCGTATGCGAGCCTGGAAGACGGCAAGTGGCACCTGCACGATGTAACGATCAACCGGCCCGGCCAGTTCCCCGAACATAAGGACGATCTGCTGCTGGATACGGACCTCACGCCCGGGCAGATTCAGGATAGTTTCGCTCTGCCTTACACGCTCTCTTTCTGGCAGCTGCCTTCGTTCATCCATACGCTGGAGCGTGCCGGGTTTTCCGCCATGCGTCACCGCATGTACTGGCATTCGCTGCTGGCAAGCCCGATGCTGCTATGTGCGATGATCCTGATTGCCGCGGTGTTTTCGCTCCGCCTGCCGCGCCGCGGTGGCATCATGCTGCTGGTGGTGGCGGGGATCGTCACCGGGTTCCTCGTGCATCTGCTGACGCAGCTTGTGTTTGCTTTCGGGCAATCCGGCGAGATACCGGTCACGCTTGCGGCCTGGGCTCCAGCCATGATCGCGATGATGTTTGGCGGCGGGCTGCTCCTCCATCTCGAAGACGGCTAG